gtACATCCAGTTGTAGCCAGCACCCTTTGTGTGACTGCAGCTCATTGTTGCATTGTCACCCTGTTTCTCCCACAGTATGTCAGTCTGAGTGACATCACTCCCATCAGTTAGACCTGTGTGTAACAGTAAAAGTTACCATAAGTGAACATTTGATGGCTAAaatatatttgctgatatcTCAGTACCTGACCTTGTATCCAGAGCACAAATGCCAGCAAGCTGATAACGTCCATGCTCTTAAACAGAGAGTCTCATTATGTCTGTCAGTGTAGTTACAGAGATATGAAGAGCAGCAGGTAGGTGTGTCCCTGCTGTGTGTGACGTTCTCTGTAAGCTGCTGTATAAATGCCTTTACTGTCAGCTGAAGTGTAGATGGTTAGATGATAAATGGTACTGCAGGTCCCCCTACTGTACGCTCGGATCAGTAACAGTGACAAGCTGAGGAGGTCACGTTTGAGGATGTGTGATGTGATGACTTGAACTCATCTTTCAAAGTAATGGAAGCTTAGGCTGTACATGTGATATGAAGCAGTGAtgttaaacacacacttgtGATACAAATCAGTTAAAGGATCTATATTATGCTCAGGGTCATATCTGTATGTTGTTTCTCccagaacatgtttacatgctttaatgttcaaaaaacagtttgttatCTTATACTGTCTGCCTAAAtatacctgtattcaccctctgtctgaatcGCTTAGTTTTAGTGCATCTCTTCGAGCCGCCCTCCCAAAATAGaccagtctgctctgactggtaAGCACTTCTGGTCTTTCAAATCTGCCCTGTAGGCATCTGCAGTATGTGACATCATTGCAGCTGCCTGGGTTTGGGAAACCGCCGTGACTTCAGCGTCTTTGACCAAAGCTGGTCCGATTGTCCTTGtttatttctctccctctttgccTTCCCCCCCTGGGCCTTgtgttgttgatgatgatgttagGCATGGGCGGTATCAAATTTTTTATACCTTCATACTCCCCTGAAATTTCACTGGAGTTTATGGTAGTAGTATGCAGCATGTAACACTGCAGCTTTGTTTAGAGGACTGAgactttgtaacaaaatcagggagaaatgaaTGATAATGGCAACCAGTATTACAGGTTTCCCTGAAATTTGGCTCCATGCTGAAGGTTTAACTGGTGTTAAATTACCTGGTAATATACGCCTGCATGAGACTGTGGTTGCGATAGGTGCTTTAAGTGAAGCCTGTGTCTTGCCCACAACAACAGAGAGGACCCCGGTGAAATTTGAGGAAGGTATGAAAAGTTAGATAGTGTCCAAGGCTATTTAGGAGCTTAAACTAAATGCAAATGGGGTTAACATCCACAGAATAATTGTGCATTATTGTTATAgtcaaagacatttttaaacattattcattcattttttatttgacaaacagagcagcaggGTTCTGGCAGCATCATAAAGAGACCATAGTGAATCTTCACAGGGTTGATTGTATAAAGTAGTTAAGACCTTTCTGGGTAATGTGAACATGATTTGTCTGATCAAAAACCTGAGTAATGGAGTGAGGACTCAGAGAGACATCACACTGGTTTCTTAAAACCACACATACAGATGCAGTCATGCTGTCATCAATACAGGTTGCCTGTCCAGAGGTCGCATGCATCAATGACTGTTTTTTAACTAAGGGTGTAGGTGTAACGGAGGTTCCCGCCTTTCTTCAGGAAGCAGTCGTGCTCATGGGTTCCCGTCTTGATCGGTCTCTGGCAGACTCCCAACAGGTCATCGAAGAGGTAGTCACTGTCGTAAACCTCGAGCCTCAGCACTTCATTCTGCTGGGCCCTGAAGTGGTTGAACTCCTCCTCCCACCAGGGGTTTTGGTTGTTGTTGCGCACAGACGTTTCCCCCAGAGTGGCAGCTCCACAGAACACCTTGACATAACCGTCTGTGGTTCCCAGGATACCGGAGGGAAGATCGTTGGCCCGCAGGTTAAACAGCTTCAGCTGGGCTTCAGCCACAGTCAGACTGCACAGGAccaacaggaggaggaggggacgACTGGAGGCCATGGCTTCACTGGAGGCTGTGGAGGAGGAACAGAAGCATTTCAATCTGGGGACATGGATTTACACAGCGATTAAACAGTGGACCATCGGTATGAAAAGCATATCTTAGGGGTGGATGATGGATTGATTATAACCGATGTATCGCGGCTTGTTCCACgtgggatgtataaaatgactatCATGAACATCGAGTATAAATTTTTAAGCCACTGGCATGAGACTCGCTTTACTGTTTCGGTTCTTTCGCTCCCTCTTACGACTCTCTCCATCTCACAGatacaaaaagaacaaaaaagacTCAGACAAGTGAACAGGGAGTTAATGGCTAACAGATAATTGCAAAGCTTTGCAGTGCAGTTAAAGCTTTGACTGTGCCTGTCATGCAGCATGCAATtacaatacagtaacaaaaCATCAAAAGGAATGAAGACTGTAGATGCCTCATGACAAACATGCAGAAAAAATAGTATAGTCAGCAAAATGACAGTAACAGATGTGAAGCCTTACCTGCAGTCTGATACCTTGTCTGTCAGCATAATGTGTGCTGTT
This window of the Epinephelus moara isolate mb unplaced genomic scaffold, YSFRI_EMoa_1.0 scaffold264, whole genome shotgun sequence genome carries:
- the LOC126387183 gene encoding perforin-1-like, translated to MASSRPLLLLLVLCSLTVAEAQLKLFNLRANDLPSGILGTTDGYVKVFCGAATLGETSVRNNNQNPWWEEEFNHFRAQQNEVLRLEVYDSDYLFDDLLGVCQRPIKTGTHEHDCFLKKGGNLRYTYTLS